One Acidobacteriota bacterium DNA window includes the following coding sequences:
- a CDS encoding cytochrome c3 family protein, translated as MKRVKAFITMALFTGLILGAYDSSFFATLTAQAQDATKMPDVVKLAKDNKLGPVTFSHTNHTTKNYNLEGNGPVACIECHHTAQPAAEAAKNPPLKTAWPADRTTTLTADLFQKDPKAAGVASCNNCHVKTGETPKLVPAIPQIQPEGASAPLTLNNQMAFHRNCAGCHDKVLKARPDAKAPGMQKCAACHKK; from the coding sequence ATGAAAAGAGTAAAAGCTTTTATTACCATGGCGCTTTTTACAGGATTAATCCTCGGCGCATACGATTCATCATTCTTTGCAACCTTGACCGCACAGGCGCAGGATGCTACGAAAATGCCGGATGTTGTCAAACTCGCAAAGGATAATAAACTGGGTCCGGTGACCTTCAGTCATACGAATCACACGACTAAAAATTACAACCTCGAAGGTAACGGACCGGTCGCCTGCATTGAGTGTCACCACACCGCGCAACCGGCAGCCGAAGCGGCAAAAAATCCGCCACTAAAAACCGCCTGGCCCGCGGATCGCACCACTACACTTACCGCCGATTTATTTCAGAAAGACCCGAAAGCCGCAGGCGTCGCGAGTTGCAACAATTGCCACGTCAAAACCGGCGAAACTCCGAAATTGGTTCCGGCAATTCCGCAGATTCAGCCGGAAGGCGCATCGGCTCCCTTAACCTTGAACAACCAGATGGCTTTCCATCGCAATTGTGCAGGCTGCCATGACAAAGTCTTAAAAGCTCGACCGGATGCCAAAGCACCCGGCATGCAAAAATGCGCTGCCTGCCATAAGAAATAA